The following are encoded together in the Mycteria americana isolate JAX WOST 10 ecotype Jacksonville Zoo and Gardens chromosome 2, USCA_MyAme_1.0, whole genome shotgun sequence genome:
- the NEUROD6 gene encoding neurogenic differentiation factor 6, translated as MLTLPFDESVVMPESQMCRKFSRESDDQKQMKNPESFSKQIVLRGKNIKRSPGEDTEKEEEEEEREEEDENGLPRRRGLRKKKTSKIRMERIKFRRQEANARERNRMHGLNDALDNLRKVVPCYSKTQKLSKIETLRLAKNYIWALSEILRIGKRPDLLTFVQNLCKGLSQPTTNLVAGCLQLNARSFLMGQAGEGAHHTRSPYSTFYPPYHSPELGTPPGHGTLDNSKSMKPYNYCSAYESFYESTSPECASPQFEGPLSPPPINYNGIFSLKQEESLDYGKNYNYGMHYCAVPPRGPLGQSSMFRLPTESHFPYDLHLRSQSLTMQDELNAVFHN; from the coding sequence ATGTTAACACTACCGTTTGATGAGTCTGTTGTAATGCCAGAATCCCAGATGTGCAGAAAGTTTTCCAGAGAAAGTGATGaccaaaagcaaatgaagaaccCAGAAAGCTTTTCGAAGCAGATCGTGCTCCGaggaaagaatattaaaagatCTCCTGgagaagacacagaaaaagaggaggaggaggaagagagagaagaggaggatgagaatGGCTTGCCTAGGCGAAGGGGCCTTCGGAAAAAAAAGACGAGCAAGATAAGGATGGAAAGGATCAAATTCAGGCGACAAGAAGCCAACGCTAGAGAGAGGAACCGGATGCACGGCCTTAACGATGCCCTGGACAATTTAAGGAAAGTGGTCCCTTGTTATTCTAAAACACAAAAACTGTCCAAAATAGAAACTTTAAGACTAGCCAAGAACTACATTTGGGCTCTTTCTGAAATCCTGCGAATTGGCAAGAGACCCGACCTGCTCACCTTCGTCCAAAACTTGTGCAAGGGTCTGTCCCAGCCAACTACAAACTTGGTGGCGGGATGCCTGCAGCTGAATGCCAGAAGCTTCCTGATGGGCCAGGCGGGCGAAGGCGCCCATCACACCCGCTCGCCCTACTCCACCTTCTACCCCCCCTACCACAGCCCCGAGCTCGGCACCCCCCCGGGGCACGGGACTCTCGACAACTCCAAGTCCATGAAACCCTACAATTACTGCAGCGCTTACGAGTCCTTCTATGAAAGCACTTCCCCCGAGTGTGCCAGCCCACAGTTTGAAGGTCCCTTAAGTCCTCCCCCAATTAACTATAATGGGATATTTTCCCTGAAGCAAGAAGAAAGCTTGGACTATGGCAAAAATTACAATTACGGCATGCATTACTGTGCAGTGCCACCCAGGGGTCCCCTTGGGCAGAGCTCTATGTTCAGGTTGCCTACAGAGAGCCACTTCCCTTACGACTTACATCTGCGCAGCCAGTCTCTCACCATGCAAGAtgaattaaatgcagtttttcataattaa